The following coding sequences are from one Nitrobacter sp. NHB1 window:
- a CDS encoding DUF433 domain-containing protein, which translates to MTDFARISQDPAVMGGKPCIRGQRVTVGMIVGQIGGGRSIEALLADYPYLEREDVLEALRYAAWRAEEREVDLQRAS; encoded by the coding sequence ATGACCGATTTTGCCCGCATCAGCCAAGACCCCGCCGTGATGGGCGGCAAACCCTGTATTCGTGGCCAGCGTGTCACCGTCGGCATGATTGTCGGCCAAATTGGCGGCGGCCGCAGCATCGAAGCGCTGCTCGCCGACTATCCCTACCTTGAGCGCGAGGACGTGCTGGAAGCCCTCCGCTATGCGGCCTGGCGCGCCGAAGAGCGGGAGGTCGATCTTCAGCGCGCGTCCTGA
- the repC gene encoding plasmid replication protein RepC: MQSHSPTTPFGRRSLTLAHVASQMMATTRPPEKVVHKWKIFHAICMARPRLGVSERSLSVLNALLTFHPETALTGENDLIVFPSNHQLSLRAHGMPASTLRRHLAVLVDAGLVVRRDSPNGKRYARKGSAGEIELAFGFDISPLVVRSEEFESLAADIEAEARALKFVRERITLCRRDIAKMIATGIEEAIPTRRGGQGPADWQEVHAAFRSIVDQIPRTATRQELEPIAEELSQLADDVLNLLETHIKTTNPSANESHSERHIQNSNTNPFIDLEPSLHEGRAARAEPKPRVPRVAEGTYPLGMVLSACPDIVDYAKGGISNWRDFLATATVVRSMLGISPSAWEEAQTVLGETPAAIVVACILQRGAAIRSAGGYLRGLTRKAETGEFSLGPILMSQINSHLNEKRRA; the protein is encoded by the coding sequence ATGCAATCACACTCTCCAACGACGCCCTTTGGGCGGCGATCGTTGACGCTTGCCCATGTGGCAAGCCAGATGATGGCAACGACGCGACCGCCAGAGAAGGTCGTGCACAAATGGAAGATCTTCCACGCCATCTGCATGGCGCGGCCGCGTCTTGGCGTCTCCGAGCGTTCGCTATCAGTCCTGAACGCGCTCCTCACGTTCCATCCGGAGACCGCGCTCACCGGTGAAAACGATCTGATCGTCTTCCCGTCGAACCACCAGTTGTCGCTGCGGGCGCATGGGATGCCGGCATCGACGCTCCGGCGTCATCTCGCTGTACTCGTCGATGCCGGCCTGGTCGTTCGGCGGGATAGTCCGAACGGCAAGCGCTACGCTCGCAAGGGCAGCGCCGGCGAGATCGAACTTGCCTTCGGCTTCGATATCTCCCCCCTGGTTGTGCGATCCGAAGAGTTCGAGAGTCTGGCGGCCGACATCGAGGCAGAAGCGCGGGCGCTTAAGTTCGTCCGTGAGCGGATCACGCTGTGCCGGCGCGATATCGCCAAGATGATCGCAACCGGTATCGAGGAAGCCATCCCTACCCGTAGGGGAGGGCAGGGGCCGGCCGACTGGCAGGAGGTTCACGCTGCCTTCCGCTCGATCGTCGACCAGATTCCGCGCACGGCAACGCGGCAAGAACTCGAGCCGATCGCCGAAGAGCTCTCACAGCTTGCTGATGACGTGCTCAATCTTCTGGAAACACACATCAAAACCACGAATCCTAGCGCCAATGAGTCCCATTCTGAGCGCCACATACAGAATTCAAATACAAACCCCTTTATTGATCTTGAACCTAGCCTTCATGAAGGCCGGGCGGCGAGGGCTGAGCCAAAACCTCGAGTACCGAGGGTGGCGGAAGGGACCTATCCGTTGGGAATGGTGCTGAGTGCTTGCCCCGACATCGTCGACTACGCGAAGGGCGGGATTTCGAACTGGCGGGATTTTCTTGCCACCGCCACGGTGGTTCGATCGATGCTTGGGATCAGCCCTAGCGCCTGGGAAGAGGCGCAAACGGTGCTGGGCGAAACGCCCGCGGCTATTGTTGTTGCGTGCATCCTGCAGCGCGGCGCCGCGATCAGGTCCGCCGGCGGTTACCTGCGCGGTTTGACGCGAAAAGCCGAGACCGGAGAGTTCTCGCTTGGCCCGATCTTGATGTCGCAGATCAATTCGCACCTCAATGAAAAGCGGCGGGCGTGA
- a CDS encoding type II toxin-antitoxin system Phd/YefM family antitoxin — translation MTASRKSSAHGSGQWTVAGAKARLSEVIERAQSDPQIITRHGKPSVVIVSAEEWARKTVRKGTLAAFLLASPLRDADLDLDRVRDQPRDLDL, via the coding sequence ATGACCGCATCCCGAAAGTCTTCCGCGCACGGGTCGGGCCAGTGGACCGTGGCCGGTGCCAAGGCGCGCCTCTCCGAGGTGATCGAGCGCGCTCAATCCGATCCTCAGATCATTACCCGCCACGGCAAGCCCAGCGTCGTCATCGTCTCGGCCGAGGAATGGGCGCGCAAGACCGTCCGCAAAGGCACCCTGGCCGCATTCCTGCTGGCCTCGCCCCTGCGCGACGCCGATCTCGACCTCGATCGGGTCCGCGACCAGCCGCGCGACCTCGATCTATGA
- a CDS encoding type II toxin-antitoxin system VapC family toxin yields the protein MNILLDTNVLSEVRRPAPDPKVLAWLDAIDEDRAFISVASIAELSRGIALMDDGRRREALSAWLAEDLPARFAGRILPIDPAIAERWGDLMAHARQNGSALSVMGGFFAATALDRELVLATRNTNDFAPLGVPLFNPWD from the coding sequence ATGAATATCCTGCTCGACACCAACGTGCTCTCGGAGGTTCGCCGGCCGGCGCCGGACCCAAAGGTGCTCGCCTGGCTCGATGCGATCGACGAGGACCGGGCCTTCATCAGCGTGGCGTCGATCGCCGAGCTCAGTCGGGGGATCGCCCTGATGGACGACGGCCGGCGGCGCGAGGCGCTCTCCGCCTGGCTCGCCGAGGATCTGCCGGCGCGCTTCGCCGGGCGGATCCTGCCGATCGACCCCGCGATCGCCGAGCGCTGGGGCGATCTGATGGCGCATGCCCGCCAGAACGGTTCTGCGCTTTCGGTCATGGGCGGGTTTTTCGCGGCGACGGCTCTCGACCGCGAGCTCGTGCTCGCGACCCGCAATACCAACGATTTTGCGCCGCTGGGCGTGCCGCTGTTCAATCCATGGGACTGA
- a CDS encoding XRE family transcriptional regulator, whose amino-acid sequence MPPVRKPLPVDHSILNEMLAIRLQQLEIENGGMESFLPKTGLARGTYYTILRGIGNPTLRTMERIASSLNMSVLELLGFEVGDARRALKKSGVNYDELVSAIGKKNRADRGLARQTRSRKLPS is encoded by the coding sequence ATGCCGCCCGTCCGCAAGCCGCTTCCCGTCGATCACTCGATCCTGAACGAGATGTTGGCGATCCGGCTGCAACAGCTTGAGATCGAGAACGGCGGGATGGAATCCTTCCTGCCAAAGACTGGCCTTGCGCGCGGCACCTACTACACGATCCTGCGCGGCATCGGCAATCCGACGCTAAGGACGATGGAGCGGATCGCTTCGAGCCTAAATATGAGCGTGCTCGAGCTTCTCGGCTTTGAGGTTGGAGATGCGCGCCGCGCGCTCAAGAAAAGCGGCGTCAACTACGACGAGCTGGTCTCGGCGATCGGCAAGAAAAATCGGGCCGACCGCGGGCTCGCGCGGCAGACCCGATCGCGAAAGCTTCCTTCGTAG
- a CDS encoding DUF5615 family PIN-like protein, producing the protein MRFLIDMNLSPNWVPFLQEAGLEATHWSSVGAANAPDRALMRWAATHDHVVLTNDLDFSTILAATGRRKPSVIQIRADLLTPTAIGSALLRAIAQTERELAEGALVLIDPQRARVRILPLGS; encoded by the coding sequence ATGCGGTTCCTAATCGACATGAACCTGTCGCCAAACTGGGTTCCTTTTCTGCAGGAAGCCGGGCTTGAGGCGACGCATTGGTCGAGCGTCGGCGCGGCCAACGCGCCCGATCGCGCGCTCATGCGATGGGCCGCCACGCATGACCATGTCGTTCTGACCAATGATCTCGATTTCTCGACAATCCTGGCGGCCACGGGCCGCCGAAAGCCGAGCGTCATTCAGATTCGCGCTGACCTCCTGACGCCGACGGCGATCGGCAGCGCCCTCCTCCGCGCGATCGCACAGACAGAGCGCGAGCTCGCGGAGGGTGCATTGGTGTTGATCGATCCGCAGCGTGCGCGCGTGCGCATTCTTCCCCTCGGTTCGTGA
- the repB gene encoding plasmid partitioning protein RepB, which translates to MNKRRDALKAMMAPIITQPSSEDRQTRTPVKSGSLKAMGLSLQSLSQEADEARVLREQLAGGTHVVELDPALIDPSFIRDRLDDAKAAEFEAFQASIAEHGQQVPILVRPSSQTEGRYQVAYGHRRLEALQRLGRPIKAIVKQLSDEQLVVAQGRENLERRDLSFIERALFAARLEDHGFARSALTAALAVHKGNLSTMIMVARSVPEALIVAIGPAPKVGRPRWEQLAELLTKTGDRWRQAIATPGFDGLESDTRFARVLKSLSPRQAKATKQVIKADTGAPLAQIVQGKDRLQLTIEEKSAPSFGSYLIEQLPEIYAAFRRRADA; encoded by the coding sequence GTGAACAAACGACGCGACGCACTCAAAGCCATGATGGCGCCGATTATCACGCAGCCATCCTCCGAAGACCGGCAAACTCGAACTCCGGTCAAGTCGGGATCACTAAAAGCAATGGGGCTTTCGCTGCAAAGCCTATCGCAGGAAGCCGACGAGGCAAGGGTGCTGCGCGAGCAACTCGCAGGCGGCACTCATGTTGTCGAGCTCGATCCCGCACTAATCGACCCATCCTTTATTCGCGACCGGTTGGATGACGCAAAGGCTGCGGAGTTTGAGGCTTTCCAGGCCAGTATTGCCGAACACGGACAACAAGTCCCGATTCTCGTGAGACCGAGCTCTCAAACGGAGGGGCGATATCAAGTTGCGTATGGACATCGGCGATTAGAAGCGCTGCAGCGCCTTGGCCGACCAATTAAGGCCATTGTCAAACAGCTGAGCGACGAACAACTCGTGGTGGCCCAGGGCCGGGAGAACCTCGAAAGGCGCGATCTCTCTTTCATCGAGCGTGCGCTGTTCGCAGCGAGGCTTGAGGATCACGGGTTTGCTCGGTCAGCGTTAACAGCCGCCTTGGCGGTCCACAAAGGCAATCTATCGACCATGATTATGGTCGCGCGCAGCGTTCCCGAAGCACTCATCGTCGCTATCGGACCCGCGCCAAAGGTTGGCCGCCCGCGTTGGGAACAATTGGCGGAACTCCTAACGAAGACGGGCGACAGGTGGCGCCAAGCGATCGCGACGCCAGGGTTCGATGGGCTTGAGAGCGACACAAGGTTTGCCAGAGTCCTTAAGTCGCTTTCGCCTCGTCAGGCGAAAGCGACCAAGCAGGTCATTAAGGCAGATACCGGGGCTCCCCTTGCACAGATCGTGCAGGGAAAGGACCGCCTTCAGCTCACAATCGAGGAAAAATCAGCTCCGTCGTTCGGCAGTTACCTGATCGAACAGTTGCCCGAGATCTACGCCGCGTTTCGACGCCGCGCCGATGCGTAA
- the repA gene encoding plasmid partitioning protein RepA gives MTTLAANDASHRTGKKVRSLTRLVESDADLLSAQLKELRLRAFPPSSLKELRKFTSGEAAKLIGVTDAYIRHLSLAGDAPEAEKTARGRRLFSLEQVHEIRRTLAKTKQSYAPNRREGEHLQVIAITNFKGGSGKTTTAAHVAQHFAMRGYRTLAIDLDPQASLSALFGLQPEFDLQENETLYGAIRYDDARRPLSEIIRKTYFSGLDIVPGNLELQEFEHDTPKVLAERNRGSERMFFSRIASALASVEDNYDVVILDCPPSLGFLTLSALCAARSVLVTIHPQMLDVASMSQFLHMTASLLDVVEQAGGDADYDFFRYVITRFEPTDGPQGQIVGLMRSLFGERVLTTAVLKSTAISDAGLTKQTLYEVGRENFVRSTYDRALESLDGAHAEIESLVKEAWGRAV, from the coding sequence ATGACGACTCTAGCAGCAAATGATGCCAGCCACCGAACGGGCAAAAAAGTCCGTTCTCTAACGCGGCTTGTGGAGTCGGACGCCGATCTTCTTAGCGCCCAGCTCAAGGAGCTGCGGCTACGCGCGTTTCCGCCGTCGTCCCTGAAAGAGCTCCGCAAATTCACCTCCGGCGAAGCAGCAAAGCTGATCGGCGTTACCGACGCCTATATTCGCCATCTCTCACTTGCCGGCGACGCCCCTGAGGCAGAGAAGACGGCCCGTGGGCGCCGGCTGTTTTCCTTGGAGCAAGTGCACGAGATTCGACGCACGCTTGCGAAGACCAAACAGAGCTACGCCCCGAACCGTCGCGAGGGTGAGCATCTCCAGGTCATCGCCATCACGAACTTCAAGGGCGGCTCCGGCAAAACCACTACCGCCGCCCACGTGGCGCAACACTTCGCCATGAGGGGTTATCGCACTCTAGCGATTGATCTCGATCCTCAAGCATCGCTCTCTGCCTTATTCGGCCTCCAGCCAGAATTTGATCTCCAAGAAAACGAAACGCTGTATGGCGCAATCCGCTACGACGATGCTCGCCGACCGTTGTCCGAGATCATCCGGAAAACCTATTTCTCGGGCCTCGATATAGTTCCGGGCAATCTAGAACTCCAGGAGTTCGAGCATGATACGCCCAAGGTCCTAGCCGAACGCAACCGCGGCTCCGAGCGCATGTTTTTCTCGCGCATCGCAAGTGCCCTCGCGTCAGTCGAAGACAACTATGACGTCGTCATTCTCGACTGCCCGCCATCTCTTGGTTTTCTCACGCTCTCCGCGCTGTGTGCCGCTCGCAGTGTTTTGGTGACGATCCATCCTCAGATGCTCGACGTCGCATCGATGTCGCAGTTCTTGCACATGACCGCGAGTCTTCTCGATGTGGTTGAGCAAGCCGGCGGCGACGCCGATTACGATTTCTTTCGTTACGTGATTACGCGTTTTGAGCCCACCGACGGTCCCCAAGGCCAAATCGTTGGGCTCATGCGTAGTCTGTTCGGCGAGCGGGTTCTCACGACTGCTGTTTTGAAGTCGACTGCCATCTCCGACGCAGGGCTGACCAAACAAACGCTGTATGAAGTCGGCCGCGAGAATTTTGTTCGTAGCACCTACGACCGCGCACTTGAATCGCTCGACGGCGCGCATGCTGAGATCGAGAGCCTCGTGAAAGAGGCGTGGGGGAGGGCGGTGTGA
- a CDS encoding ParA family protein — MPSIFAVANPKGGSGKTTVAIILAAEFAKHGYSAAIVDADPQGSSYQWHASSVARGLSPRGVDLVRAPDDKALAQAIDRLEGYDVVVIDTPGYYGGVLIQSALRADLVVLPCKVHTFDASQVVRTIRNLEQHAAASKLPMSQHRVLFNEYDSLDRNTRPLKEVVAYLDAEKVPVCANALYRRITYRTMTSGHGTLYQMSDKDESIRKARYNADQVVRELLAASQAAGQGDSAA; from the coding sequence GTGCCGAGCATCTTCGCCGTGGCGAACCCGAAAGGCGGAAGTGGTAAGACGACCGTCGCGATTATCCTTGCGGCTGAGTTCGCCAAACACGGCTATTCAGCCGCCATCGTCGACGCCGACCCGCAAGGGTCTTCCTACCAATGGCATGCGTCGTCAGTCGCGCGGGGCTTGAGCCCGCGAGGCGTGGACCTCGTGCGTGCGCCTGATGACAAAGCTCTCGCCCAAGCGATTGATCGGCTTGAAGGCTACGACGTCGTCGTGATCGACACCCCAGGTTATTATGGCGGTGTCTTGATCCAGTCGGCGCTCCGTGCAGACCTCGTCGTCCTCCCTTGCAAGGTGCACACCTTCGACGCTTCGCAGGTCGTGCGCACAATCCGCAATCTCGAACAGCACGCAGCCGCTTCAAAGTTGCCGATGAGCCAGCATCGCGTTCTGTTCAACGAATACGATAGCCTCGACCGCAACACGCGGCCGCTCAAGGAGGTCGTCGCCTATCTTGATGCGGAAAAGGTACCCGTCTGCGCTAATGCGCTGTATCGGCGCATCACCTATCGCACCATGACAAGCGGACATGGCACTTTGTACCAGATGAGCGACAAGGACGAATCGATCCGAAAGGCCCGTTACAATGCCGATCAGGTCGTCCGCGAATTACTCGCGGCAAGCCAAGCCGCCGGCCAGGGCGACAGCGCCGCATGA
- a CDS encoding RHE_PE00001 family protein, whose amino-acid sequence MIASVTVIPHKVINALLPLYQISDALPWSQIAGPLAAAEDAVARLDERLAKSPIRDGFVARTHFTDACATLWLEGELVHLEDLVLHDARMDVRTPTHELTRAHAVLRARRRIADAKPDWALSAAGLVGLRGRGGRGDREEEDGSRKGESGAKADSDDADGEAELDVSLDLAAPDERLADAYAALDAAIAKTDQTLAGEIATQAKRPPERDPLVYDLDWDEDERLVDWRAIVDQTRTLPPTLAAAVAADAWGALEPLQHTPWLGRLLAAALLRERGKTRAHLPCLHEGLKAIPRERRRPRDQTGRLAVQLEAIAAAAEAGLKDHDRWLTARTLLARKLAGRRSTSRLPALIDYVLTRPIASAGMIAQELKITPRAAQDLVADLGLREATGRGRYRAWGIL is encoded by the coding sequence ATGATAGCTTCCGTTACGGTGATTCCTCATAAGGTTATCAACGCATTGCTCCCGCTCTACCAAATCTCCGATGCGTTGCCCTGGAGCCAGATTGCCGGCCCGCTGGCGGCCGCGGAAGACGCGGTCGCGCGACTCGACGAGCGTCTCGCCAAAAGCCCGATCCGCGACGGCTTTGTTGCGCGGACTCACTTCACCGATGCCTGCGCCACTCTGTGGCTCGAGGGCGAACTCGTCCACCTCGAGGATCTGGTTCTCCACGACGCTCGCATGGACGTGCGCACGCCGACCCACGAGCTCACCCGCGCGCACGCCGTGCTGCGCGCGCGGCGCCGCATCGCCGACGCCAAGCCCGACTGGGCGCTGTCGGCCGCCGGGCTCGTGGGACTGCGGGGCCGGGGAGGGCGCGGCGACCGGGAAGAAGAAGATGGCAGCCGGAAGGGGGAAAGTGGAGCGAAGGCCGATTCGGACGATGCCGATGGTGAGGCTGAACTGGATGTATCGCTCGACCTGGCAGCACCCGACGAACGGCTGGCGGACGCTTATGCAGCGCTCGACGCCGCGATCGCCAAAACCGACCAAACCCTCGCCGGCGAGATCGCCACCCAGGCGAAGCGACCGCCCGAGCGCGACCCGCTGGTCTACGACCTCGACTGGGACGAAGACGAACGTCTCGTCGACTGGCGGGCGATCGTCGACCAGACCCGCACGCTGCCGCCGACTTTGGCGGCGGCGGTCGCGGCCGACGCGTGGGGCGCACTCGAGCCGCTGCAGCACACGCCGTGGCTCGGCCGGCTGCTTGCCGCCGCGCTGCTGCGCGAACGCGGCAAGACCCGCGCGCACCTTCCGTGCCTGCACGAGGGGCTGAAGGCCATTCCGCGCGAGCGGCGGCGGCCGCGGGATCAGACTGGCCGTCTCGCGGTCCAGCTCGAGGCGATCGCGGCCGCCGCCGAGGCCGGGCTCAAGGATCACGATCGCTGGTTAACTGCGCGCACGCTGCTCGCCCGCAAGCTCGCCGGCCGCCGCTCCACCTCCCGGCTGCCGGCGCTGATCGACTACGTGCTGACCCGGCCGATCGCCTCCGCCGGCATGATCGCGCAGGAGCTAAAGATCACGCCGCGCGCCGCCCAAGATCTCGTGGCCGATCTCGGCCTGCGGGAGGCGACGGGGCGGGGACGGTATCGAGCTTGGGGAATTCTGTGA
- a CDS encoding single-stranded DNA-binding protein: MRNIAEFTLIGRVGTIKQVGKTVRVSICANYPFKDDKGQWKDDAHWNEVTIFTKAIQSYVNEHVSKGDLVHVRGRLRQNSFERDGQRVYTVDLIALELGRLAQVSERTAA, encoded by the coding sequence ATGCGCAATATCGCCGAATTCACACTCATCGGTCGGGTCGGAACCATCAAGCAGGTCGGCAAGACAGTTCGCGTCAGCATCTGCGCCAACTACCCCTTCAAGGACGACAAAGGTCAATGGAAGGACGACGCGCACTGGAACGAGGTTACGATCTTTACGAAGGCAATCCAGTCCTACGTGAACGAGCACGTCAGCAAGGGCGACCTGGTCCATGTGCGCGGTCGGCTTCGGCAGAACAGCTTCGAACGCGATGGCCAGCGGGTTTACACCGTCGATCTCATCGCTCTGGAGCTCGGCCGGTTGGCGCAGGTCAGCGAACGCACCGCGGCATAG
- a CDS encoding site-specific integrase produces the protein MGDLLTDRHPHFDSATRRALQLDTLSAILPMERRDRLAELLTDDDVATLRHLAREGMGENTLRALASDLAYLEGWAMAATGAPLPWPAPESLALKYVAHHLWDPAARETDPQHGMPSEVAADLRKALLLRTDGPHAPSTVKRRLANWGTLHRWKGQEGPFHAPSLRAALRLAVRASVRPRQRKSKRAVTRDVLDRLLATCRSDRLVDTRDLAILLLAFASGGRRRSEVARLRVEQISDETAVPLDPKDPQSPTLPCVAIQLGRTKTGVADEAGRVLLVGPPVEALREWLERADISKGPIFRAIDRWEAIEERALTPQSINLIVKRRCAMAGLEPREFSAHGLRSGYLTEAARQGVALPEAMQQSQHRSVQQAASYYNEAERSLGRAARLIL, from the coding sequence ATGGGCGACCTCCTCACCGATCGCCACCCCCACTTTGACTCCGCAACTCGTCGCGCGCTGCAGCTCGACACGCTATCGGCGATCCTGCCGATGGAGCGGCGGGATCGGTTGGCCGAACTGCTGACCGACGATGACGTCGCGACGCTGAGGCATCTCGCGCGCGAGGGCATGGGCGAGAACACGCTGCGGGCGCTCGCGTCCGATCTGGCCTACCTCGAGGGCTGGGCCATGGCAGCGACCGGCGCGCCGCTGCCATGGCCGGCGCCGGAAAGCCTGGCCCTGAAATACGTGGCGCATCACCTCTGGGATCCGGCCGCACGCGAAACCGATCCCCAGCATGGCATGCCAAGCGAGGTCGCGGCGGACCTGCGGAAGGCCTTGCTGCTTCGCACCGATGGCCCGCACGCGCCATCGACCGTCAAACGCCGGTTGGCGAACTGGGGCACGCTGCATCGTTGGAAAGGGCAGGAGGGCCCGTTCCACGCGCCCAGTCTTCGCGCGGCTCTGAGGCTCGCGGTGCGGGCCAGCGTCCGGCCGCGCCAGCGCAAGAGCAAGCGGGCCGTCACCCGCGACGTGCTCGACCGGCTGCTCGCGACATGCCGGTCTGACCGCCTCGTCGATACCCGGGATCTGGCCATTTTGCTCCTGGCGTTCGCCTCGGGCGGACGACGGCGCAGCGAGGTGGCGCGACTCCGGGTCGAGCAGATCAGCGACGAGACGGCGGTGCCACTCGATCCCAAGGATCCTCAATCGCCGACCCTGCCATGCGTGGCGATCCAGCTCGGCCGGACCAAGACCGGCGTTGCGGACGAGGCGGGGAGGGTGCTCCTGGTCGGGCCGCCGGTCGAGGCGCTGCGCGAATGGCTTGAGCGCGCCGACATCAGCAAGGGGCCGATCTTCCGCGCCATCGACCGCTGGGAGGCGATCGAGGAGCGGGCGCTGACCCCGCAGTCGATCAATCTGATCGTCAAGCGACGCTGTGCGATGGCGGGACTGGAGCCAAGGGAGTTTTCCGCGCACGGGCTGAGGTCGGGGTATCTAACCGAGGCGGCCCGCCAAGGCGTTGCTCTGCCGGAGGCCATGCAGCAGTCCCAGCACAGATCGGTGCAACAGGCAGCGAGCTACTACAATGAGGCAGAGCGGTCGTTAGGGCGGGCGGCGCGCTTGATTCTCTGA